A region of the Corvus moneduloides isolate bCorMon1 chromosome 26, bCorMon1.pri, whole genome shotgun sequence genome:
GGCCCCGTTACCATGGCAGCGGCGCGACCcctccccggcccggccccggagGCGgaagcggcggggccgggactCGAACTCCGGGCCCCGGGGAAGGGGCGGAACTTCCCCTGCGGCGCCGCGCGCCGCCTGGCGGCGGGCAGGAAACGCGGCCGCGCCCCTTAAAGGGCCACGCACTCCCTTTCCTCGCGCGTATCACATGTGCACACGCGTGTGCCCCCGCGTCACCCGGCCGGGCCCCGAGGCGCTGCCGGTGACTcagcgcggccccggcccggtGTGATTCACTCCCGCACGCCCCCGCGGCACAGGCTGAGTAGCCCCCCACCCCGGGCCTGCTACACCCACACACGCGCGTGTGCAAGGGCATGAGCAGGTGCTGCGGCCGGCAAGGGCACACggatgtgtctgtgtgtcctgcACGCACGTGTGTGCCTGTGCATcctgtacatgtgtgtgtgtgtgtgtccgtgCCCTGTGTCCCGCGTGTGTGCCAGGCTGAAGTGCAGCTGCCCACGGGCACAGAGCACGCGTGTGCCCCGCCGGCCGGCCTGTTGCACACGCATGTTCACACCTGCGTGCTCACGCACTCCTGTGCGAGCGCGGCTGCACACCAAGCTCCGGGGGTGCGCGCCATGGCCTGTCGCCCTGTCCCACACACGCGTACCCTCACACACCGACAGCCCCTCACACACCGACAGCCGCTCACACTCACTCTCCCCGCGGCCCCTTTAAGGCCCCGTTAGGCTCCGCCCCCTCTCTTGGCCCCGCCCCTTTAGGGGAGGGGGCCGCGCGCGGGGCTATTTTTAGCGCCGGGCGCCGTCACGTGACCTGGAGTGACGTCACCGAATGTTGTTgtcggggcgggcggggccgcgcggcgaagatggaggaggaggcgggggggcggcggggcgcgcGCCGGGCGGCACCGGGGGGACCCCAGGTACGGGGGGACCCGGGGGGCGCCGGggcccgccggggccgcgggatCGGGGCGGGGGCCCGCGGCGGGGGGCGGATCTGCGGTGTCGGGGTCTCCCGTGCGGGCCCGGGGGGCTCCGTGCAGTGGCGGGGGGGCTGCAGTTCCGGAGGTCCGGTGCGATTTGGGGCGGGGGGCTTCGTGCAGTGAGGGTGGGTTTCAGTGCGGGGCCGTTGTGCGGTTGGGGGGCGCGGGCTGAGGGGCTTTGCGCCGTGCGGAGCGGGGGGGGCCCGCAGTGGGGGACCCCTgtgcgggtttggggggggggggggctgcaATGGGGGAACCCCCATGCGGGTtgggggctgcagtgggggCCCAGAGCGGCTCGCGGGAGGGGTTGCAATAAGGACCCCCGTGTggtttgggggggctgcagtgggggCCCAGTGCGGGTCGGggggggctgcagtgggggTCCCGGTGCGGGGGCTGCAAGAGGGGACCCCGGTGCGGATCGGGGGATCTTGTGCATTCCGGGGTCCCGGTGCAGCTCGAGGGGGGAGAGCCCGTGCAATGGGGGGGCCCTGCAGTGTGGAGGGGCCCTGTGCAGCTCGGGAGAGCCCTGCAATTTCGGGGATCCCGGTGCGGCTGGGGGGTCCCGGTGCGCTTCGGCGGGGCCCTGCAATGAGCGGTCCCGGTGCGGGTCGGGGGGGGGGGCCCGGTGCGGTTCGGGGGACTCGGTGCGGGTCGGGGTCCCGGTGCGCTGGGCTTTGCACGGTGCAGCGGGGGGGTCCCTGCGCTGGGGGGGCCCCCAGGGTCGGGGTTCCTGCAGTGTCGGGGGCCCGTGCGCCGGCTCGGCGGCGGCTCCGCAGCGCGGCCCGTccgcgggcggggggcgggggggccccGCTGCACCGCGCCGGGCTCGGCGCTGCCGGCAGCGCGAGtgccgtgtcccccccgtggGGTCCGTCCCGCCGCGTGGCCCTCAGGGGCggcacccccagacccccatCTCGGGGCGATGCCTCGGTTCGGGGGGGTTGCAGCGCCGGGGACCTCGCGGGGGGATCAGCGCGTGTTCCCCCTCCGTCCTTAGGGGGGTCCCATCCGTGTCCCTGTGGGGTGGCGCGGCCGGGGGGTCCTTCCCCGCCATCCCCCCGGGCTTCCGCTCTGCAGGCCCCCCCCTTTTTCTGCGGAACTTTGTGTAACGGTGCCGAGCCCCCCAGGTCCCTTCTGGGGGTGCCCACAGGCCCCCCATCCCGGGGGGCAGCGGAGGGGAGTGGGGCCCCATCCTGCCTCGGGTGGATGCTCGGGGGGGCTCAGTGCGGGCTCCAACCCCCCCGTCTGATGCTGGGGGagattttgggggtcccggggtgcTGACGGGCGCTTGGTCCCGCAGGGCTCCCGGGCGGCGCGGGCACAGCCCCGGTGCCCCGGCCGGCGTTGACGGACACGCGCCTCTCCGAGCCCCCCCGGCACCCGCCGGCCACCATGGACCCCCAGAGCGACACAGGTGAGACCCGGGACCCCGGGCCGGGGGGCTGCACCCCGCTGGGCACCGCACCGAGTACCGGCCACCCGCCCCTCTGCGCACGCGGGTCGCAGCCGTGTCCCCCGTTCCTGCTGTGGCCCTGGAGCCCCTCACTGTGGCAGCCACCAGGTGTTGGGGTACTGGGGGCCACGGCAATGTTCTACCCAGCACGGCACATCCGTGCCAGACGGGGGTACCTGGACACCGGGGGGATGCCCGGGCACCGGCGGGCACCGGAGCCGTGCCACCGCCCCCTCCCCCGATTATCCCAGCCCGTGCCACCGCCCCTTTCGGCATTCCCAGACCCCCGGCATCCTCCCGCTGagaggggacactgaggcaCAGCTCCCGTCACCGTCGTGGCACGGCTCACACGTGGCTCTTTATGCCACCGGGGGCGGGTCCCCGCGGCCCCCTGGGGTCCCCGCGGTGCCACGCGTGGGGACAGCCGTGGTGACCGCGAGGGCCGTGCCCGCGCTGTCCCAGCTCCCGCTGGCTCCCCGGCAGAGCCGCCCTGTAATTATCCCGGTGGGAACTCCGGCGACATCTGGACGCGCTCATCCCCCCGCCCAAGGGGACACGCGGCAGCGGCGACACCCGCGGCCTCtggaggggaaactgaggcccGGGGCGGTGGCGGAGCCCCGTGTCCCGCTGGAGGGACTCGCCGCCGGTTGGGGACGGGGgtgtgtgtcccctctgtccccaaccccccccccccgagccGCCCGCCGGTATTTTTGGAGCGGCCGCAGGGCTGGAGCGTCGCCCGGCCGTGCCTGGCACGGGGCTGGCACGCGGCGCGGTGGCACGGGGACACGGCGGCGCAGGGACACGGCCTGGCCGCCTCCGCCGTCCCTGGGGCGCTTTCCTTGGGGTCCCCTCCCGGCTTTGGGTCTGTCTGGGGGGGCGTGGGGGCCCCTCGGGGGTGCTGTGACCCTCTGGCTGCTGTGATGAGTTGGGCAGGtctcagctgggctggggccaTTGGGGATGTGGCAGAGGCCACCCCTGCACTCCGCGGTCCCCAATCAACCCCTGGGGGCTCTGTGacccccagggctgctcagtCGCAGCCTTTTCCCAGGCTCATCCCAGAGCCGGGGGGTCCCGTGGGTGCCGGTTCCATCCCGGTACCGTCCCGGGCACAGCCCCCTCGCTTCCCTCCTGGAGTTCCTGGGGGTCCCCgccatccccccccccccccccatctcCTTGAGGATCCCCTCAACCCCCAGATGTGCCACCACCTCTGGAGGGGGCTCCACGGGCCGGGtcacccctctgccctgccGTGGGAGCCAGGAAAGGAGTCTGGGAGCTGGAATGGGGGTCCGACCACCAGGAAGGGGGTCCGGGAGCCAGGAGGGCCCATTCCCGCGGCCTCCTGCCCGCTGGCAGCACCAGAAATAGCCGGGCTGACGTCAAGCCCCAAAGCACCCCggggggggcagcggggggggcgcggggtgTCCCAGAAATATCCCGGCTATTAAAAGTCTCGGCTTGGGATTAACGCGTGGTAAATAAACGTGGCGGTGCCGGGGGGGTTACGCACggccggggcagcggggccggggcgccaGGGGGTCCCCGTAACTGGGGGGAGGTCCCCAAGCCCAAAAGGGGGGGTTCCACACCTCAGCTCATTGTCACCCCCCCGGCttggccctgcagagccccttGGGGCTGATCCGGCGGGGAATGTGCTGAGTTGGCATCTgtgccccccccagcccctcttgGGGTGGTCTTGTTGGGGGAGTCAGGGGGTCTTGAGTGGGGCAGGGAATTCGTCTGCCTTCATCTTCCCGAAGTGGGGGTTAATCCCCCCTCGGCACATCCCAGGTTTTGTTCCCGGCAGCGCTGATGCGGATTAACGTCCCTGGCAATTAGGGGGATGTGGGGgtgtgggatggaggtgggggGGGTCGTGCGGACCCCAGgccccccacagcctccccaaGCTAGGGCAGCCCGTGTCCTCCAGCCCCCGGGGCAGCTCAGGGGTGCAGCTGGGTGTCGGGGGGGAACACACAGCACATCCCCTCCCGGGATCTGTTGTGGCCCCCCCGGCACAATTCCCTATTTATAGCCGGCTCCTCCCGTGCGCCGGCTATTTCCAGGCGCCGAAGAGAATAGCCTGGATGGGGGGGGGCATGAAGGGGGCGTGGGTGAGCCcttcagccctgccctgccttgaATGGGGGGGGCTGCATTTGCTCCCATCACCCCAAAAACCAGGGATGCTCCATGACCCCCAATCAGCATCTCCGCATCCCCACCTGctgaggggggatttggggagctgaggttgggttttgggggtgcACGtggcccccagccccctgcagTTCCCAGCCCGTTCAGGGGGTCACGGGTGTCTCTCCGCAGAGGGGGGGTCCGGCCGTGAGCCCCCGCTGGAGCTCCTGCCCCGTGTCCCGCTGCACGCTTCCCTGCCCGCCCCAGGTGAGTGGGGGCCGGCCCCCCGTGCCCCCAAAACCCGGTGACACCGCCCCAAACCCGGTGACATCCCCCCATGTTTGCAGGGGTGTGCAAGGGGGGAGCTGCTGAACACGAGTGTGTTCAGGTGTGTAAGAGGAAGAGCCCCCCCCCGCACAAATGCGTGTGCAAGGCCGAGTGTGCAAGGCCGGGTGCCCcggccctgggggtgctggccCCATGGCGGATCCCCAGcccctcccgtgtccccatTCCATGGGACACCCCCATTGTGCCCGCGGGGACCTCTCGGTTTGGGCAGCGAGGGGTTAAACAGCCCCTGTCCCGCACGAGGGGGCCGCAGGGTGGtggccccagcccagagccgGCCCAAAGCCACCACTGACCCAAAAGTGCCGGGTTGGCACCTCCGGGGGCTATTTTTAGCCCCCCTAAGGGCTGGGTGCTGACACCCCCCCATTGCACCCCAACACCCACCGGGGTCCTTTGGTTACCCCCGGACTGGGGCTGGCAGGTTTGGGGGGCTTTGTGTACCCCCAAATACCCCCGGGAGAGCCAAACCCTCCGGGGCtgaactggggggggggggggggggggggcgagcGAGGGGGGCTGGGTGCGCCCCTCTCGCGTGTCAAGGGGCGGCTGGCAGGGACTGGGGCTGGTTGGGATATGGGGGTGCTGCTTCTCTTGGGGGGCTGATTGgcgctggggggggggggctggcGAGGGGCActggcgggtttgggggggctggcTGTCCTTGGGGGGCGGGGGTGCCCCACCTCCGCGCACGGTGACGTCCGTGGGTCCGTGCGGGGACACGTCAGTGCCCGACGCGGCCGCGCCAGGtggagggggctggggctgggggggctcattAACATGCACCGCgtgccccccgcccccgccttCCTGTTTGCGTGGGGACAGTGACAGGCCCCCGCCCCCGCTCCTGCGTCCCCTGTCCTTTGCCGatgggggggggagaggggggtcTGTGCCCCTGGGGGTTGCtggggggggattttggggaggggggtgtcGGTGTTGTCCCCCCTGCAGCGCTCTGGGTTGCTCGGTGTGTGTTGCAGATGGAGGGGTTTGGATTGGGGCCGCCCCGTAtttgttgggggggggggaggtgacAGAGGTGGGGGTTGATCCAGGGGGTTGGAGCTGAGGGGAGACCCCCGAGGGCTTCCCGGGAGGGGCTGATCCTTGTcaccccccagcagcccctgaaCTGCTCAAAGaacccccagctccccccccccaaaccggCACTGACTCCCCCCCATCCTTGGAACACCCCCAAAGCGCCCCTTAACCGAGGTCCCCCCCCCCatcacccctgggacacccccaAACCACTCTCagctcccccccccctcccccatccctggaccACCCCAGAACTGCCGCTGAAACAACTCCCAGCCACCTCCACCATTCCCGAGACACCCCAGTCCCTTTTGCCCCCTGACCCGGCGTGTCCGGCAGGGCCGGAGGGGccggaggggccggggccggaGGCGGGGGTGGAcgcggggctggcggcggcgCGGGAGCGGCAGCTGCAGCGGGAGCTGGTGgccctgaagcagcagcagcagctccagaagcagctgctcttcGCCGAGTTCCAGAAGCAGCACGAGCACCTCACCCGCCAGCACCAGGTCCAGCTGCAGAAGCACCTCAAGGTGTGTGGGGCAGGTTGGGGGTGATGGGGGTCTGGGGTGTCGTGGGTCTGGGGGTTACAGAGCGCTTGGGGGTGATACTGGGGAtgatggggctgtggggtgtCGCCAGTCTGGGGGGATGGAGATTTTGGGGGGTATTGGGGatgatggagctgctgggggaggaaTATTGGGGTTGATGGAGCCGTTTGGGGGGATACTGGGAGTGATGGAGCCATTGGGGGGCCGGAGCTGTGGGGCAGCGCTGGTCGGGGCTGATGGAGCTCTCGGAGGACATTTGGGGTGCCAGGGCCAGGGGCCACCCTGTTCCTCGGggcgctggggctgggggtgtcacCCGGGGCGCtgggcaggtgaggaggaggggggggcCGTGCCGTGCCGCGGGGGTCCCATCCCggtgccccccgccccgcagcagcagcaggaggcccTGGCCGCCCGccggcagcaggagctggagcagcagcggcagcgggagcggcaggagctggagcagcagcgcctggagcagctccagagcctgcGCCCCAAGGACCGGGGCCGTGACAGTGAgtgggggcacgggggggctggggacagtggggtcCGGGGTGGGGcgtggggctgtggggtggggggaatgGTGGGACTGGGGGATCTGGGGGtttctgtggggctgtggggggtgCTGACCCCCACCCCGTGCCCCCAGGTGCCATTGCCAGCACGGAGGTGAAGCTGAAGCTCCAGGAGTTCCTGCTCAGCAAGACGAAGGAGCCGGGCCCTGGCCCCCCCCAACCATtccctcccccagcaccccaaatgTTGGTAGGtgccccccaggacccccccaaagCCCCGTGGGGGTGACCCAGTTGTCCTAGCGGGGTCTCTGCCACCTTTGCCCCCCCAGGGCTCACCACACCTCGTTGGACCAGAGTTCCCCCCCCCAGACTGGCAGCCCGGGGACCCCCCCATCCTACAAGCTCCCCCTCCTCGGCACCTACGACGGCCGGGATGATTTCCCGCTCCGGAAAACCGGTGGGTGCGggtgggggggcggggggcgtgACACACCCGCAGGGGGTGACGGTGACACGTTTGGGGTGACACGCTTGGGGTCCCCAGCCTCGGAGCCCAACCTGAAGGTGCGGTCGCGGCTGAAGCAGAAGGTGGCGGAGCGGAGGAGCAGCCCCCTCCTGCGGCGCCGCGACGGCTCCGTGCTCAGCGCCTTCCGCAAGCGCCACGTCGAGGTCACCGGTGCGTCGGGGACACGCCTGGGGACACGGGCTGGGCTCGTGGGTGGGACACGCTGCCCGCCTCGGTGTCTCCAAGATGCCGGCTGGTTCCTCGGAGCCCCCGTGGTCTCTcgtggctgctggggctggtgtgGCACACGCGTGTGCGTGGGGTGGGGGGTCAGTGCCTGTGCCCGTGTGTGACACgcggtgtccccatccctgcgTGTGACACCCCATGTCCCCGTACCCGTGTGTGACACACTGTGTCCCCGTACCCGTGTGTGacaccccgtgtccccatgcCCGTGTGTGACACgcagtgtccctgtgcccatgtgtgacaccccgtgtccccatccctgtgtgtgacaccccatgtccccgtgcccgtgtgTGACACCCCGTGTCCCCGTACCCGTGTGTGACACgcggtgtccccatccctgcgTGTGACACCCCGTGTCCCCGTACCCGTGTGTGACAcactgtgtccctgtgcccgtgtgtgacaccccgtgtccctgtgcccgtgtgtGACACCCCGTGTCCCCGTACCCGTGTGTGacaccccgtgtccccatccctgtgtgtgacacactgtgtccctgtgcccgtgtgtgacaccccgtgtccctgtgcccgtgtgtgacaccccatgtccccgtgcccgtgtgtgacaccccgtgtccccatccctgtgtgtGACACGCGGTGTCCCCATGCCCGTGTGTGACaccccgtgtccctgtgcccgtgtgtGACACCCCGTGTCCCCGTACCCGTGTGTGacaccccgtgtccccatccctgcgTGTGACACGCggtgtccccgtgcccgtgtgtgacaccccgtgtccccatccctgtgtgtGACACgcggtgtccccatccctgtgtgtgacaccccgtgtccccgtgcccgtgtgacaccccgtgtccctgtgcccgtgtgtGACACCCCATGTCCCCGTACCCGTGTGTGAcaccccgtgtccccgtgcccgtgtgtgacaccccgtgtccctgtgcccgtgtgtGACACCCCATGTCCCGCAGTGTCGTCGGTTTGCAGCAGCGCCCCCGGGTCGGGGCCCAGCTCCCCCAACAGCTCCCACGGTGCCCACAACGGCCTGGCCGCCTCTGTCCCCAACATCCACAGTGAGGTACAGCCGGGccggggacaggggacaggggcagggacacgtGTGTGCAGGGGGCCTGTGAGCGTGTTGATGGTGTGACCCGTCCCCACACGTGTCCATGGCGTGTCACGTCCCCGCACGTGTGCTGATGCCGTGTTTGCCGTGtggtgccacagcagctcctgccccagccccgcgcccTGGCCCTGGACGGGGCCCAGCTCAGCCTCTACACGTCCCCGTCGCTGCCCAACctgtccctggggctgcaggcCACTGTCACCGTCACCAGCGCCCACCTCCCCGTGAGTGCGGGGCACGGGGACCCTGtggtgggtggcactgggactTGAcaccccatggcagggacacgGGAACCCCACAGGGGGTGGCATGGGGACCTGGAACTCCACAGAGGGAATGTGAGGACCCCCTGGGggcacggggacatggggacccCATGGTGGGCAGCCCTGGGACCTGGAACCCCATGGAAGGGGTATGGGGATACAGTGCGGGATGCCATGGGCACCTGGCACCCTACAGCGGGGATGTGGGGACCCCACAGGGGTGGCACAGGCACCTGGCACCCCTGGGGCAACGTGGGgacccccagtgccacccctgtccCGCAGGCGTCCCCCAAGCTGTCGCCGCAGGCGGAGGGCGAGTGGCCGGGGGTgcccccgggggtgtccccgctgcgccccggggccgccctCACCGGGAAGTTCCTGAGCACATCCTCGATCCCGGGGTGCCTGCTGGGGGTGGCCCTGGACGGAGACGCCCCGGCCGGGCCCCCGTCGCTGCTGCAGcacgtgctgctgctggagcaggcgCGGCAGCAGAGCACCCTCATTGCTGGTGAGACCCCGggaccccagccctgccccagtTCTCCCCCGTCCTTCCCCAGTTCCCCCCACTTAAAgccccccaccctccctcccagccGCACTGGGGGGCTCGGGGGCCGTGGGGAGCCCCGCTGACCCCGTGTCCCGCAGTGCCCCTGCACGGGCAGTCCCCGCTGGTGACGGGGGAGCGCGGGGGGGGTCCCCGTGGGAACAAACTGCCGCGACACCGGCCCCTGAGCCGCACCCAGTCGTCCCCGctgccccagagcccccaggccctgccccaCGGCCCCCTCCAGCACCACTTCCTCGACAAGCAGCAGGTCCAGCTGGGCAAGGTGGGCCGGGGGCACGGGGGGAGCatggggctggcactgggtgggcaTGGGGGGCGtgtggggtgggaatggggcacGGGGCGtaagcagagctgggggtgtcgGGTAGCTGTGGGGCACCACTAACCCCCAAAATACAGCAGAGGGGGCGTTGCAAgcaggggaaactgaggcaggagaggggaaacTGGGGAAGGACTGGGCAAAGGTCTGTGGGGTGGCTGGGACATGGGATAGGTGTGGGGTGGGTACTGGGTGGCTGTGGGATGGGCGTGGGGTGACTGTGGGGCACGGGGTGGGTACAGGGGGGCCATGGGGCAGACACGGGGCATGGGGGGTCACTTTACCCCCGtgcccccagctgctccccaagGGGGGGGAGCTGGCCCGGCAGCCCCCCACCCACCCCgaggagacagaggaggagCTGACGGAGCAGCAATCGCCCCCCCCGGGTGAGAGgggcccccccgggccccccctcGGCCCCCCCCCTCGCCCTCGTGTCCCCAGAGCCCGGGGACCCCCCGGAGCAGCCGCAGGACCCCGAGGGCTGCCAGGAGCCGGGTGACAGCGGGGACGAGGCCGAGGCCACCGGGGACCCCGACGTCACCGAGCTGGGGGTCACCTACAAGCAGGTGAGACTTTGGGGggccccaaacccccccagctccctcagtcccCCCCAAACTCCAGCACGAGCACCCCCTGccccctgctctcctcccagccGTGTTGTGTCCCCCCCCCATTTCTGGGGGCCCGGCCCCCCCCGCGCTGCCGCAGCGATGACTCGGAAGGGTCGGTGACTCATccccccctctgtcccctgtccccgccACCCCCGCGCTGTGacccccctgtcccctgccGTGACTCAtccccccctcgccccccccGGGCCGTGGGGCTGACGGGGTGGGGTCCCCCCAGGTGTACCCCGAGGCGCCGCTGCAGCTCTTCCCCGCGCCCCCCCTGGGGGTCCTGGCTCTGCCCCACCCCGCCCTCGCCCGAACCCAATCGTCCCCTGCCAGCGTCAAACCCCCCCCGCCCGAGGGGCCCCCCAAGCACCTCTTCACCACAGGTACGGcgctgggggggctgggggggctgtgctgcagggtgCTCTGGCACTTGGGGGGGTCGGGGGGTCCCTGTCCCGTGGGGTTCTGCGTCCCTCAGGGTGACATGGGGGGCTCGTGTCCCATGGGAAACCCCAGGGATGCCCGTGTCCCCCTGCGAGGTGTCCCATTGCTTGGTGGGGTTGTTGGTGTCCCTCTCCCATAGGattcccttcttccctgggGTTCCCAATCctttggggtgcccaggggtCCCCCTGTTCCCTAGGTTCCCCCTGTCCCCTGGGGTTCCCAATCCCTTGGGGTGCCTGGTGTCCCCCAGTCCCACGGactccctgtgtcccctggggTTCCCAACACCTCGGGGTGCCCAGGGGTCCCCATATGCCATGGGATGCCCCTTtcccccggggctgcccctccccgggggtgtcccggTGGCAGTGCCAGCCGTGCTGTTCCAGGCGTGGTGTACGACACATTCATGCTGAAGCACCAGTGCACCTGTGGGAACACCACCATCCACCCCGAGCACGCCGGGCGCATCCAGAGCATCTGGTCCCGACTGCAGGAGACGGGGCTGCTCGGGAAGTGCGAGGTGAGGGGGTCCCCGCGTCCCGGGGGGGCCAGGGTGGCACGGGGAGCCCGGGAGGCTCAgcctgtgcccgtccccagcgGATCCGGGGCAGGAAGGCGACGCTGGAGGAGATCCAGACGGTGCACTCGGAGCACCACGCGCTGCTCTACGGCACCAGCCCCCTGAACCGCCAGAAGCTGGACAGCAAGAAGCTgctgggtgggtgctggggggccCCGATGCTTGGGACCCCCCCTTTGGAGCTGACCCTGTTCCTTGTgatccctctgtcccctgcGGGTCCGCACCCCCTTGGGTGTCCAGCAGAGTCCGTGTCCCATGGGGGGTCCCAATCCTTGGGGTGCCCAGGGGTCCCATGGGATCCCTCTGTCCCCTGGAGTTTCCCCATCCCTTGGAGTTCCCCCTGTCCCGCGGGCTCCTCATCCCCTGGCGCTCCCAATCCTTTGGGGTGCCCAAGGGTGCCCTTGTCCCATGGGATTCCCCTGTTCCCCGGGGTTCCCAATCCTTTGGGGTGCCCAGAGGTCCCCTTATCCCACGGGACCCCTGTGTCCCCTTGTCCCCATCACCCCTTGACCCCGCAGGTCCCATCACGCCGAAGACGTACACGGTGCTGCCGTGCGGGGGCATCGGGGTGAGtctgggggcacgggggggtgtccccggggtggCCGTGCCCCGCTGACCCCCAGTGCCCCCGCAGGTGGACAGTGACACGGTGTGGAACGAGCTGCACTCGTCCAGCGCGGTGCGCACGGCCGTGGGCTGCCTGCTCGAGCTGGCCTTCAAGGTGGCCGCGGGTGAGGTCAAGGTGAGCGCGTGTCACTGTCACTCTGCCcccctgcccgtgtccccctgtcccacTCGTGTCCCGATGCCACACGTGTCCCTCTGCGTCCCATCCGTGCCCCTCTGTGTCCCACCcgtgtccctctctgtcccccaGAATGGCTTCGCCGTCAT
Encoded here:
- the HDAC5 gene encoding LOW QUALITY PROTEIN: histone deacetylase 5 (The sequence of the model RefSeq protein was modified relative to this genomic sequence to represent the inferred CDS: deleted 2 bases in 2 codons), whose translation is MDPQSDTEGGSGREPPLELLPRVPLHASLPAPGPEGPEGPGPEAGVDAGLAAARERQLQRELVALKQQQQLQKQLLFAEFQKQHEHLTRQHQVQLQKHLKQQQEALAARRQQELEQQRQRERQELEQQRLEQLQSLRPKDRGRDSAIASTEVKLKLQEFLLSKTKEPGPGPPNHSLPQHPKCWAHHTSLDQSSPPQTGSPGTPPSYKLPLLGTYDGRDDFPLRKTASEPNLKVRSRLKQKVAERRSSPLLRRRDGSVLSAFRKRHVEVTVSSVCSSAPGSGPSSPNSSHGAHNGLAASVPNIHSEQLLPQPRALALDGAQLSLYTSPSLPNLSLGLQATVTVTSAHLPASPKLSPQAEGEWPGVPPGVSPLRPGAALTGKFLSTSSIPGCLLGVALDGDAPAGPPSLLQHVLLLEQARQQSTLIAVPLHGQSPLVTGERGGGPRGNKLPRHRPLSRTQSSPLPQSPQALPHGPLQHHFLDKQQVQLGKLLPKGGELARQPPTHPEETEEELTEQQSPPPGERGPPGPPLGPPLALVSPEPGDPPEQPQDPEGCQEPGDSGDEAEATGDPDVTELGVTYKQVYPEAPLQLFPAPPLGVLALPHPALARTQSSPASVKPPPPEGPPKHLFTTGVVYDTFMLKHQCTCGNTTIHPEHAGRIQSIWSRLQETGLLGKCERIRGRKATLEEIQTVHSEHHALLYGTSPLNRQKLDSKKLLGPITPKTYTVLPCGGIGVDSDTVWNELHSSSAVRTAVGCLLELAFKVAAGEVKNGFAVIRPPGHHAEESTAMGFCFFNSVAISAKLLQQRLSVGRILIVDWDIHHGNGTQQAFYSDPHVLYISLHRYDDGNFFPGSGAPEEVGSGLGVGYNINIAWTGGVDPPIGDVEYLTAFRTVVMPIANEFSPDVVLVSAGFDAVEGHLSPLGGYSVTAKCFGHLTKQLMMLAGGRVVLALEGGHDLTAICDASEACVTALLGLELEPLDPALLQQKPNVNAVATLEKVIEIQSRHWGCVRRFAATVGRSLLEAQRGDTEEAETVTAMALLSVGAEQGGADPQPRPAEEPMEAEPTL